TTGAGCCTGCATCATTAAGACTAATATAGTTTCCTGCTCTTGAGTTTTAGACATTTCAACACTGTACTATAATACCGAGCAGGATGACGTTGATAAACTCATTTGTTGTGATTTGAGTCCAGCAAGGCCCCCCGACCAGGCAGCTAGTAGCCGGCCTTCCCAAGCCAGTTGGTGTTAGCATTGGGGGGCCTGCCGCAAAATACCCTCCTTTCTCACTATTATTTATCAGCCTGTAATACATAATTCAGAGTGATTTGTTGCTGTCCATGGATTGCTTTTATTTGAGAGCATCCAGCGTGTTGACAACATACGTTTTTTAGCCAGCTAGCTGTGATGTCGTGCAGTGTTTTTGACATGCTAACGTCAAGTGGACATCACTACTTGTTCCTCTCACCAAATGCTGAACTATACAAAACATGTAGTTATATAACTTTTAACAATGCTGCTGCAAAACAACCGCACTATTAGATAGACTGCTCGAAGTTTCATTGATTAATGCAATGCACGCACTTATTATGCCCAAATTAGTGAATGTAAgtgactgttttgtttttccagttttgtttaTAATGGTTttctttgtgtcatttttttccacaggtgtCCACCTCTTTTGGGTATACCCTGCTATAGCGCTGGCTCCCACCTGTGACTCTTTGGTCACTAGAGGGGCCCCTCCAGAGCAAGGGCCCAAACTGTAGCTCTAGGtcccctcttctctctgtgtgtgagagCTTGTGTCAGTTCTTCTGGAGACTCCCTGCTTGTTCACCCAAGATGTCATCCATCTTGCCATTCACCCCTCCAGTGGTGAAGAGGCTGTTGGGCTGGAAGAAGTCAACCAGCGGTCCAAGTGGAGCAGGCGGTGGAGAGCAGAATGGACAAGAGGAGAAATGGTGTGAGAAGGCTGTAAAGAGCTTAGTAAAGAAGCTAAAGAAGACAGGCCAGCTAGACGAGCTGGAGAAAGCTATCACCACGCAGAACTGCAACACCAAATGTGTCACCATCCCCAGGTATATTTCCCAACGCTAAATCGCTGTTAACACTGGGGTAAAGAGAAAGCTGCTGCCATTACATAGATACTCACAAGTGTGCCTAGTTGTCACACCAGAGCGCTAGAAAGTTATGAAACTTCTAGATTTGAACAGATGCTGATCCCAGTCTTTTCAGTTCCATGTTAATAAACTGCATTCATTGTCGGACATGTAGAGAAAGTTAGTCTACATAGGTTTGTGAATAGGAAGGCAAAATAGTAAAGAAgcataaagaaaaatacattttaaaaaatgagctgATTGCAGTCACATCCCTGTTTTTTATTACTGTACTTACAGTCAGATGCTGTGTATTTGTTAATTGATGAGACATTAAAAGGGTGAGAAAACATGGGCTCTTTATCAGTCAGCCAGCCTTGATGGCCCAGACTCACGTTTGGTGGGAACATCATGTGCCACAAAGTACCACTTCAGATGTTTGTATGTCTATAGATAACAGAGTTGTTGTTATCGCCTGAGAATTGTTCTAAGCCACGCAGTAATGTTTGTAGAGATCCTGTGGCTGGCTAGATTTGAATGAAATAACTTATTGCAGCTGAATGGTATAGTGGAGAATATCTGTATAATTGGTGACCATTTTTCTCTACATTTCAAAAACTGTCTTGTTTCTTCTCTTAACACCTACTTTCCCAAAACTGTCAGTTAAGTTTCAGGATCTACAAGTTGACATGGCTGGTCCCGAAAAGTTTTTCTGCCCTGTTGTTGAACAAATAATTGCAGTATTTATTGTTAGTTGTGATCCCACAAAAGTTCTAAGGTCTTAGAGTCCAGGACATGTTGTGTATCTGTAGAAGTTAAAATGAAGGATTGTATTGTCCTGTTATTCAGAAGCAACCTCTCATTTGTGCTCATTCCAAGtcttaaatgtctcagtttctggTCATTTTCTTGGGAATGTTTTGAGAATGTTTcaggattgattttttttttccctcccatGGTTGCCTCCTTCATTTCCCTCTCTTTTGTGCCATTGTGTGTCTTCTGTGTTTTGTTGAATGTCTCCAGATAAGTTCTGAGTTATTTTGGGTGTTTGATACAATGTCACATTGTTGAAGAATGCTCTTTGTCTCTTGTCATTGTGTGTGCAAGCAGATttcatgttgtatttttttcctcaattcTGTCAAAAAGGCTTCTCTTATTTGAAATTTCCATCTTTCATTTCCACCGCTGAAAATGGACGTTGTGTCTTTACTTTGCCATTAGATTCCAATAAAAGAGGCCTTTTAATGTTCACATTACCCATACTGATATTTCTGAATGAGCCATGTCCCATGtttatcatttgtttttgtttttgttttgttgttttctctgtgcaCAGCAATTGCTCTGAAATATGGGGACTGAGTACACCAAATACGATAGAACAGTGGGATACATCAGGCCTATACAGCTACCCTGACCAAACCAGGTGACTATCCTCAACTATTGTATGGTGTTGCATACAACTTTGATGTGGGAGAGTTGTCATTGAACTGTTTGAGGTGCCAGACTTTGAGAACATATTTGTTTCTTGTTCTCGTCACACCTTGATCCTTTCATCTCCATTTTCCTCCAACCCACCCCACCTGGCCATGTTATGTGTCACCCcttatttaccattttttatttatccatCTCAACATCTCCTGTTTGCTGTTCAATCAGATCATTGGATGGCCGCCTGCAGGTTTCCCACAGGAAGGGGCTTCCCCACGTTATCTACTGCCGCTTGTGGCGATGGCCAGACCTTCATAGCCACCACGAACTGCGTGCCATTGAGGCCTGTGAGTATGCCTTCCACCTAAAGAAGGATGAAGTCTGCATCAACCCCTACCACTACCAGAGGGTGGAGACCCCAGGTGAGAGAAAATTTGCGACCTTAACTATGCATGTCTTTCTTGTTTAGTAGAAAGATGACCAGATGGATTCAATACCTGTAGGGATTTTTTCCTTAAAGCTTTTTTAACTGTATATTTGATAGGAAAATGATTTAGGGTAGGGCTAATCCCAATCTGTAtgcatttaaaggcaaaataaattgGGAATGAAATAAGAGGCTATGcaaaaacagttattttttgtgttttgtttctgctcATCACAAAAACGTTGAGAGCTAACAAAACTTTTAGAAAgcagtgttgtttttgtaatgTGCAGCACACAGAATTTGGCGTGCACGTCTCAGAAATAAAGTTGACTTACTCTGTGTGActatgtgttagcatcaaagCACTTGGTCTGCCCAAAAACAGTGTCAACAAAGGGCGAATTGAAAGCATGTTTATGTATTTGCTGTACACTGCAGACCCAGTCAGACTGAGAACTGTACTGGCGTTCTGGAAACATACCTCAAATAAACATATCTCAGTCAGCTGACTGTGAAACATGTGAGTGACATTCACTCTCTGCTGACACAAAACAAATGCCCATCGTTAACCTTAATTCAATAAATAATCTGTTGTGGCTTTATTTTGGAGGGGCAAGTAGTTGCATTGGGGGGATGGGCTACCATTCAAAACTAATGTTACGATGAAATTTCTCTCCATTGAGTTGTCCATTTTATCTTTAATGATTACAAGGCTGATAGAAATTATGTGAAAGTATGCTACTGACAAATTCCTAAATCATCTCTTCTGATTCCTTATCCCACCGTGTAGTGCTGCCTCCTGTTCTTGTGCCAAGACACTCAGATATCCTGCCAGAGCTGCCACCTCTGGATGACTACACTCATTCCATACCTGAGAACACAAACTTTCCTGCAGGAATCGAACCTCCAAATAACTATATACCAGGTGAATTCATCTCTGACTGAAAGTGACTGTTTCAGACTAATACACCAAAGGATGATGCATTAGTGATGATGAATGAATGTATAATCTGTTATTCCAAGTTACTTATGGCAATGCATTAGTTTGTGTCTAATTTGTGTTTGCTGTTTATTGTGTTAACTGTGTGTAATTTTTCTACCTTTACCATTTCACATcagaagtaatgaaaaaggaTGAAATGAAATGGCTCACTTTCCTCTTTGCATCATTTGAACAGAAACGCCTCCACCAGGCTACATCAGTGAGGATGGGGAGGCCAGCGATCAACAGATGAATCAAAGTATGGACACAGGTACCCTAGACTAGCAACCCTTCCTGCTTTTCCCTGTGATCCTCTCTCACTATCCAATGCCAGGTCaaagttatatttattttttcctagaATAGATATGTTTAAGAGGAACTTCTCATAAAAACTAAGCATCAAAACTGATGAGAACAACCAGATTTGTAATTCTGATCTATTAGATTAGAGTACAGTTACAAGTTTTACCCTTAAAAATCCAGTTTTCTatgaaaaatgttaacatttgaCAGTGTTGGGTAACTTTCTAAAAGTTATTTGTTACAAGATCAATGCCATCAAGTAGTAACGGACTACATTACCACATTGTGCACtgaaaaattaacacattaGAGTACTACTTATGAGTCACCAGAACTTAATACTCTTTTGCAACTTGTTGCACATAGACTGTTAATCAAAGACATAGATGGTTGTACATCTGCCTTAGAGTATCATTTAATTCACATTATTATGATATTTAATGACAGTGGATACTGGGGAGAGTGAGGGGGGAATGACATGCTGCAAAGGAGCCTGTGCCATCCACTTTGACAGTCACAGTCTCTCTACATGGGGTGCACTGACATAACTACTAGACCTCCAGCGCCCCTGTTTTGAATGTGTCGACTCTGTCTTTGTACAGTCCAGTTTCTCACCCATAATCTGTAACTCTGCATCTTAATTGGTAAAGTTTATACAGGTCTTTATTATCCTAACAGTATGATAACCAACTAAGGCTCCATCATGAttatgtttttgtctcttttattgaaaaatgcaACATAATGGAGATTTCTTTTACATAGTAAACACTCTACTCTCTAACATCTCACTAGTTGAACATACCTGTTGGATTACCTTCTGCTGGTACGCAGCTACGGGCTGACAAgtaggagaaaaacagaaactgtgcagatGCCTCAAAGATTTTTTGATTATGGCATTTTTCAAGTAATAAATTACTTCTATGTGAAAGTAATGAACGAGAGAATTACCTAAATAGCAGAACTATAACATGCAGAACTCATTTCAACAGAAAAGTAATTAGATAATTGGATTAAGGATTTATTTGGTACTTGTTACCCCCAAGTCTGTTATATTAATCAGACTTTGGAAAGATGAGTCTTGAAAGATACCAACTTTGACCTGGTGGTCATAGAAGTTGTATCTATTGTAGTGAATTGGTACTGGCCTGACCTTTCCCACAGTAGAAGCCAATCTAGGATCCAAGTTTGAATAAACACTCAgtagttgtaaatgtttttagagTTAGTTTCCAAAGCTGTTTTGACTGTATTTGGAACATTTATGCAAAGCTTGAGTGTTCTGTAGAAAATGATTAAGAAATGTATCAGTCACTGaaatctttttatgttttctggaAACTAACatagtaaaagaaaaataccCGGTCTGTCTTGTTAAAACTTAGTATTATCTTGACATTGCTTTGCAAGACcaccaccagttttatcagaagtctTTGATCTGATGCACCTGTTCCCTTAGTTATATTCTCTAGTGAGCCTGTACGTATTGATGACTCTAGTTGTTGTTTTGCAGGTTCTCCAGCAGAACTCTCCCCTAGCACTCTGTCTCCTGTCAATCACAGCATGGGTAAGATGTTAaacctttctttttaaaatgacaagaaaGGAAGTCTGTTGTTTGTAAACGAGACCTGGAATGTTggttaaatacttttttcatcaacatttaaGCAGCTTTGTACCCAGAAACAATAATGGGACTCAGTTTTACTATCTTGTCCTGTGTTTTAGACCTGCAGCCTGTGACTTATTCGGAGCCAGCCTTCTGGTGTTCTATAGCCTACTATGAGCTGAACCAGCGTGTTGGGGAGACGTTCCACGCATCTCAGCCCTCACTGACGGTGGACGGATTCACAGATCCATCAAACTCTGAGCGTTTCTGCCTGGGTCTGCTGTCTAATGTCAACAGGAACGCTACTGTCGAGATGACCCGAAGGCACATAGGTAGAGAACAGCCTGAAGAAACTATTTTTATGCCCcttaaagtttattttaggCTAAAATAAGAGTTACTGCATCAGTTTTACATTCTGACTCAACTTGTTTAGAGCTGAGTCTTGTGCTAATTGTATTTGATTTGGGTTTACAGGAAGAGGAGTTAGACTCTACTACATTGGAGGAGAAGTATTTGCTGAGTGCCTGAGTGATAGCGCCATCTTTGTCCAGAGTCCAAACTGCAACCAGCGATATGGCTGGCATCCAgctacagtgtgtaaaattccTCCAGGTGAGATGCCAGTCTTTTTGGTATAAGGAAAGTGAGGAGCATATTAAACTCAACAAATAGAGTGCAGAGCTTCTGTTTGTGAAGATTACAATGGAGAGGGCTGTAGCAGGCCCACTATACCTAGGGTAGTCCTAAGTTAAGGCCTCTGAACAGGGACAGGATGTAATTTTACAGCAAATCCACAATGTTTGAGCTCATTGTACAGAGGGATATTTTTCTCAGTGCACCTTCTGATGACATGTAAAAGGCagagcccgaccgatatgggatttttggggccaatGCAAATACCGACaatgggggctaaaaaaagcagCTATCAGATATATCGGCCTATATCCGGCCTATAAACattggccgataaccgatatatTACTATTAtacgctgtataatagtcttttattagatgatggtggacatgtgaattaacagttg
The Cheilinus undulatus linkage group 5, ASM1832078v1, whole genome shotgun sequence DNA segment above includes these coding regions:
- the LOC121509725 gene encoding mothers against decapentaplegic homolog 2 isoform X2 translates to MSSILPFTPPVVKRLLGWKKSTSGPSGAGGGEQNGQEEKWCEKAVKSLVKKLKKTGQLDELEKAITTQNCNTKCVTIPSNCSEIWGLSTPNTIEQWDTSGLYSYPDQTRSLDGRLQVSHRKGLPHVIYCRLWRWPDLHSHHELRAIEACEYAFHLKKDEVCINPYHYQRVETPVLPPVLVPRHSDILPELPPLDDYTHSIPENTNFPAGIEPPNNYIPETPPPGYISEDGEASDQQMNQSSPAELSPSTLSPVNHSMDLQPVTYSEPAFWCSIAYYELNQRVGETFHASQPSLTVDGFTDPSNSERFCLGLLSNVNRNATVEMTRRHIGRGVRLYYIGGEVFAECLSDSAIFVQSPNCNQRYGWHPATVCKIPPGCNLKIFNNQEFAALLAQSVNQGFEAVYQLTRMCTIRMSFVKGWGAEYRRQTVTSTPCWIELHLNGPLQWLDKVLTQMGSPSARCSSMS
- the LOC121509725 gene encoding mothers against decapentaplegic homolog 2 isoform X1 gives rise to the protein MSSILPFTPPVVKRLLGWKKSTSGPSGAGGGEQNGQEEKWCEKAVKSLVKKLKKTGQLDELEKAITTQNCNTKCVTIPSNCSEIWGLSTPNTIEQWDTSGLYSYPDQTRSLDGRLQVSHRKGLPHVIYCRLWRWPDLHSHHELRAIEACEYAFHLKKDEVCINPYHYQRVETPVLPPVLVPRHSDILPELPPLDDYTHSIPENTNFPAGIEPPNNYIPETPPPGYISEDGEASDQQMNQSMDTGSPAELSPSTLSPVNHSMDLQPVTYSEPAFWCSIAYYELNQRVGETFHASQPSLTVDGFTDPSNSERFCLGLLSNVNRNATVEMTRRHIGRGVRLYYIGGEVFAECLSDSAIFVQSPNCNQRYGWHPATVCKIPPGCNLKIFNNQEFAALLAQSVNQGFEAVYQLTRMCTIRMSFVKGWGAEYRRQTVTSTPCWIELHLNGPLQWLDKVLTQMGSPSARCSSMS